A part of Chiloscyllium punctatum isolate Juve2018m chromosome 27, sChiPun1.3, whole genome shotgun sequence genomic DNA contains:
- the LOC140453435 gene encoding heterogeneous nuclear ribonucleoprotein R isoform X1, whose amino-acid sequence MATEVNGNAAQVKEEEEPMDTSSAVTHSEHYQVLIDAGLPQKVAERLDDIFQTGLVSYADLDERAIDALREFNEEGALSVLQQFKESDLSHVQNKSAFLCGVMKTYRQREKQGSKVQDATKGPDESKIKALLERTGYTLDVTTGQRKYGGPPPDSVHSGPQPGIGTEVFVGKIPRDLYENELVPLFEKAGSIWDLRLMMDPLSGQNRGYAFVTFCNKDAAQEAVKLCDNYEIRPGKHIGVCISVANNRLFVGSIPKNKTKENIMEEFSKVTEGLTDVILYHQPDDKKKNRGFCFLEFEDHKSAAQARRRLMSGKVKVWGNVVTVEWADPVEEPDPEVMAKVKVLFVRNLASSVTEEILEKTFSQFGKLERVKKLKDYAFVHFEDRDAAVKAMDQMNGREIEGEGIEIVLAKPPDKKKKERQAQRQATRTQVYEDYYYYPPPRLPPPIRGRVRGSRGGSYGYPPDYYSYEDYYDDYYGYDYHDYRGGYEDPYYGYDDGYPVQRGRGGRGGRGTIPPPRGRGVPPPRGRAGYPQRGTPMGPPRGARGGRGGPQPPQRGRGTRGGRGNRGGNVGGKRKADGYNQPDSKRRQTNNQQNWGSQPIAQQPLQQGGDYSGNYGYNNDNQEFYQDTYGQQWK is encoded by the exons GATTGGTATCTTATGCTGATCTTGATGAGAGAGCCATTGATGCGCTCAGGGAATTCAATGAGGAAGGAGCACTGTCTGTATTGCAGCAATTTAAGGAAAGTGACCTATCTCACGTGCAG AATAAGAGTGCCTTTCTTTGTGGAGTAATGAAGACCTACAGGCAGCGGGAGAAGCAAGGTAGCAAAGTACAAGATGCTACAAAAGGTCCAGATGAGTCAAAAATTAAG GCACTTTTGGAACGGACTGGCTACACTTTGGATGTAACTACAGGGCAAAGGAAGTATGGTGGTCCTCCTCCTGACAGTGTGCATTCAGGTCCACAACCTGGAATCGGAACAGAG GTATTTGTTGGGAAGATCCCCCGGGATTTGTATGAAAATGAACTTGTTCCTTTGTTTGAGAAAGCCGGTTCTATCTGGGATCTGCGACTAATGATGGATCCCCTGTCTGGTCAGAACCGTGGCTATGCTTTTGTTACTTTCTGTAACAAGGATGCAGCACAGGAGGCTGTTAAACTG TGTGATAACTATGAAATCCGTCCTGGTAAACACATTGGGGTTTGTATTTCTGTGGCCAATAACAGACTGTTTGTTGGCTCTATTCCAAAGAACAAGACGAAGGAAAACATTATGGAAGAATTCAGCAAAGTCACAG AGGGTCTCACTGATGTTATCCTCTATCATCAGCCTGATGATAAGAAGAAAAATAGAGGCTTCTGTTTCCTAGAATTTGAGGATCATAAATCTGCTGCTCAGGCCAGACGGAGATTAATGAGTGGCAAAGTGAAAGTCTGGGGCAACGTAGTCACTGTTGAATGGGCAGACCCAGTAGAGGAACCAGATCCAGAGGTGATGGCAAAG GTCAAAGTGCTGTTTGTAAGAAACCTGGCTAGCTCTGTAACGGAAGAAATACTGGAGAAGACCTTCAGTCAATTTGGAAAACTGGAACGGGTGAAAAAACTGAAAGACTATGCTTTTGTTCATTTTGAGGACCGAGATGCAGCAGTGAAG GCAATGGATCAAATGAAtggaagagaaattgagggtGAGGGCATTGAAATAGTTCTTGCAAAACCACCTgacaagaaaaagaaggaacgtCAGGCTCAACGACAGGCAACAAGAACCCAAGT GTATGAAGACTATTATTACTACCCCCCACCCCGTTTGCCACCTCCAATCAGAGGCCGAGTCCGTGGAAGTAGAGGTGGTAGTTATGGCTATCCTCCAGATTATTACAGCTATGAAGATTACTATGATGATTACTATGGTTACGATTATCATGATTATCGTGGTGGATATGAAGATCCATACTATGGTTATGATGATGGATACCCAGTTCAAAGAGGAAGAGGTGGAAGGGGTGGTAGAGGTACAATCCCCCCTCCTAGAGGCCGTGGTGTACCACCACCCCGAGGAAGGGCAGGATATCCTCAACGCGGAACACCGATGGGACCTCCAAGGGGTGCTAGGGGTGGCAGAGGAGGCCCGCAGCCGCCGCAGAGAGGACGTGGAACCCGTGGTGGCCGGGGTAACCGTGGTGGCAATGTTGGAGGAAAACGAAAAGCTGATGGGTACAACCAGCCAGATTCCAAGCGACGCCAAACCAACAACCAACAGAATTGGGGCTCCCAACCCATCGCTCAGCAGCCTCTGCAGCAAGGTGGTGATTATTCTGGTAACTATGGTTACAATAATGACAACCAGGAGTTTTATCAGGATACTTATGGGCAGCAATGGAAGTAA
- the LOC140453435 gene encoding heterogeneous nuclear ribonucleoprotein R isoform X2 — MKTYRQREKQGSKVQDATKGPDESKIKALLERTGYTLDVTTGQRKYGGPPPDSVHSGPQPGIGTEVFVGKIPRDLYENELVPLFEKAGSIWDLRLMMDPLSGQNRGYAFVTFCNKDAAQEAVKLCDNYEIRPGKHIGVCISVANNRLFVGSIPKNKTKENIMEEFSKVTEGLTDVILYHQPDDKKKNRGFCFLEFEDHKSAAQARRRLMSGKVKVWGNVVTVEWADPVEEPDPEVMAKVKVLFVRNLASSVTEEILEKTFSQFGKLERVKKLKDYAFVHFEDRDAAVKAMDQMNGREIEGEGIEIVLAKPPDKKKKERQAQRQATRTQVYEDYYYYPPPRLPPPIRGRVRGSRGGSYGYPPDYYSYEDYYDDYYGYDYHDYRGGYEDPYYGYDDGYPVQRGRGGRGGRGTIPPPRGRGVPPPRGRAGYPQRGTPMGPPRGARGGRGGPQPPQRGRGTRGGRGNRGGNVGGKRKADGYNQPDSKRRQTNNQQNWGSQPIAQQPLQQGGDYSGNYGYNNDNQEFYQDTYGQQWK; from the exons ATGAAGACCTACAGGCAGCGGGAGAAGCAAGGTAGCAAAGTACAAGATGCTACAAAAGGTCCAGATGAGTCAAAAATTAAG GCACTTTTGGAACGGACTGGCTACACTTTGGATGTAACTACAGGGCAAAGGAAGTATGGTGGTCCTCCTCCTGACAGTGTGCATTCAGGTCCACAACCTGGAATCGGAACAGAG GTATTTGTTGGGAAGATCCCCCGGGATTTGTATGAAAATGAACTTGTTCCTTTGTTTGAGAAAGCCGGTTCTATCTGGGATCTGCGACTAATGATGGATCCCCTGTCTGGTCAGAACCGTGGCTATGCTTTTGTTACTTTCTGTAACAAGGATGCAGCACAGGAGGCTGTTAAACTG TGTGATAACTATGAAATCCGTCCTGGTAAACACATTGGGGTTTGTATTTCTGTGGCCAATAACAGACTGTTTGTTGGCTCTATTCCAAAGAACAAGACGAAGGAAAACATTATGGAAGAATTCAGCAAAGTCACAG AGGGTCTCACTGATGTTATCCTCTATCATCAGCCTGATGATAAGAAGAAAAATAGAGGCTTCTGTTTCCTAGAATTTGAGGATCATAAATCTGCTGCTCAGGCCAGACGGAGATTAATGAGTGGCAAAGTGAAAGTCTGGGGCAACGTAGTCACTGTTGAATGGGCAGACCCAGTAGAGGAACCAGATCCAGAGGTGATGGCAAAG GTCAAAGTGCTGTTTGTAAGAAACCTGGCTAGCTCTGTAACGGAAGAAATACTGGAGAAGACCTTCAGTCAATTTGGAAAACTGGAACGGGTGAAAAAACTGAAAGACTATGCTTTTGTTCATTTTGAGGACCGAGATGCAGCAGTGAAG GCAATGGATCAAATGAAtggaagagaaattgagggtGAGGGCATTGAAATAGTTCTTGCAAAACCACCTgacaagaaaaagaaggaacgtCAGGCTCAACGACAGGCAACAAGAACCCAAGT GTATGAAGACTATTATTACTACCCCCCACCCCGTTTGCCACCTCCAATCAGAGGCCGAGTCCGTGGAAGTAGAGGTGGTAGTTATGGCTATCCTCCAGATTATTACAGCTATGAAGATTACTATGATGATTACTATGGTTACGATTATCATGATTATCGTGGTGGATATGAAGATCCATACTATGGTTATGATGATGGATACCCAGTTCAAAGAGGAAGAGGTGGAAGGGGTGGTAGAGGTACAATCCCCCCTCCTAGAGGCCGTGGTGTACCACCACCCCGAGGAAGGGCAGGATATCCTCAACGCGGAACACCGATGGGACCTCCAAGGGGTGCTAGGGGTGGCAGAGGAGGCCCGCAGCCGCCGCAGAGAGGACGTGGAACCCGTGGTGGCCGGGGTAACCGTGGTGGCAATGTTGGAGGAAAACGAAAAGCTGATGGGTACAACCAGCCAGATTCCAAGCGACGCCAAACCAACAACCAACAGAATTGGGGCTCCCAACCCATCGCTCAGCAGCCTCTGCAGCAAGGTGGTGATTATTCTGGTAACTATGGTTACAATAATGACAACCAGGAGTTTTATCAGGATACTTATGGGCAGCAATGGAAGTAA